A window of Ranitomeya variabilis isolate aRanVar5 chromosome 2, aRanVar5.hap1, whole genome shotgun sequence contains these coding sequences:
- the CITED2 gene encoding cbp/p300-interacting transactivator 2: MADHIMAMNHGRFPDGTNGLHHHPAHRMGMGQFPNPHHQQQQQQLAFNSLMGEHMHYSTGNMNSNNGIRHAMVAGNVNGGHPNGSMAPAARFTNSQFMGAHVTNQGAQLTASMQLQKLNNQYFTHHPYQHNHYMPDLHPGNHQINGTNQHFRDCNPKHSTGMPPSVSHVPAAMLPPSVIDTDFIDEEVLMSLVIEMGLDRIKELPELWLGQNEFDFMTDFVCKQQPNRVSC, encoded by the coding sequence ATGGCAGACCATATAATGGCGATGAATCATGGTCGGTTTCCAGATGGAACAAACGGTCTTCACCACCACCCTGCTCATCGGATGGGAATGGGTCAATTTCCAAATCCTCACCATCAGCAACAGCAGCAACAACTTGCCTTTAACAGCCTGATGGGGGAACACATGCACTACAGCACAGGGAATATGAACTCTAATAATGGCATCAGGCATGCCATGGTGGCCGGGAATGTAAACGGTGGGCATCCTAATGGCAGTATGGCACCGGCGGCAAGGTTTACCAATTCACAGTTCATGGGAGCCCATGTTACAAATCAAGGAGCGCAGCTTACCGCTAGTATGCAGCTCCAGAAGCTGAACAACCAATATTTTACACATCATCCTTACCAACACAACCACTATATGCCGGACTTGCATCCTGGAAATCATCAGATAAATGGGACAAACCAGCATTTCAGAGACTGCAATCCAAAGCACAGCACTGGCATGCCTCCGTCAGTCAGCCACGTCCCTGCAGCAATGCTGCCTCCTAGCGTTATCGACACGGACTTCATCGATGAGGAAGTTCTAATGTCCTTGGTGATAGAAATGGGTTTGGATCGTATAAAAGAATTACCAGAGCTATGGCTGGGACAGAACGAATTTGATTTTATGACAGACTTTGTTTGCAAACAGCAGCCAAACAGAGTGAGCTGTTAg